In Anas platyrhynchos isolate ZD024472 breed Pekin duck chromosome 24, IASCAAS_PekinDuck_T2T, whole genome shotgun sequence, the following are encoded in one genomic region:
- the RIMS3 gene encoding regulating synaptic membrane exocytosis protein 3 gives MFNGDAGSSAARNVVRSSSISGEMYSLEKSARGSADSVSIMASKKRRSSLGAKMVAIVGLAQWSKSTLQLNQSEGGPKKLRSNIRRSTETGIAVEMRTRVTRQGSRESTDGSTNSNSSDGTFIFPTTRLGAESQFSDFLDGLGPGQLVGRQTLATPPMGDVHVGMADRSGQLEVEVIQARGLIPKLGSKSIPATYVKVYLLENGVCLAKKKTKAVKKTCDPSFQQALLFEESPQGKVLQVIVWGDYGRMDHKCFMGMAQIVLEELDLSSVVTGWYKLFPTSSLADSSIGPLARRLSQSSLESSTSPSCP, from the exons ATGTTCAACGGGGACGCCGGCTCCTCCGCCGCCAGGAATGTCGTCCGCAGCTCCAGCATCAGCGGCGAGATgtacagcctggagaagagcgCGCGGGGCAGCGCCGACTCCGTCAGCATCATGGCCAGCAAGAAACGGCGCTCCAGCCTGGGTGCTAAGATGGTGGCGATCGTGGGGCTGGCGCAGTGGAGCAAGAGCACGCTGCAGCTCAACCAGAGCG AGGGAGGCCCCAAAAAGCTGCGCAGCAACATCCGGCGGAGCACCGAGACCGGCATCGCGGTGGAGATGAGGACCAGGGTCACCCGGCAAGGCAGCCGCGAGTCCACCGACGGCAGCACCAACAGCAACAGCTCCGACGGCAC GTTCATCTTCCCCACCACGCGGCTGGGCGCCGAGAGCCAGTTCAGTGACTTCCTCGacgggctggggccggggcagcTGGTGGGGCGGCAGACGCTGGCCACCCCCCCGATGG GCGACGTCCACGTGGGCATGGCCGACCGCAGCGGGCAGCTGGAGGTGGAGGTGATCCAGGCCAGGGGCCTCATCCCGAAGCTGGGCTCCAAATCCATCCCTG CCACCTACGTGAAGGTTTACCTGCTGGAGAACGGCGTCTGCCTGGCCAAGAAGAAGACCAAGGCGGTGAAGAAGACCTGCGACCCGTCCTTCCAGCAGGCCCTGCTCTTCGAGGAGAGCCCCCAGGGCAAAGTCCTGCAG GTGATCGTGTGGGGTGACTACGGGCGCATGGACCACAAGTGCTTCATGGGGATGGCGCAGATCGTCTTGGAGGAGCTCGACCTCTCCAGCGTGGTGACGGGCTGGTACAAACTCTTCCCCACCTCCTCGCTGGCCGACTCCAGCATCGGGCCCCTGGCGCGCCGCCTCTCCCAGTCGTCCCTGGAGAGCTCcaccagcccctcctgcccGTAG
- the SMAP2 gene encoding stromal membrane-associated protein 2: protein MTGKSVRDVERYQAVLAGLLLDEANKFCADCQAKGPRWASWNIGVFICIRCAGIHRNLGVHISRVKSVNLDQWTQEQIQCMQEMGNGKANRLYEAFLPENFRRPQTDQAVEGFIRDKYEKKKYMDRSIDINAFRKEKDDKWKKSNEPVSERKLEPIIFEKVKMPQKKEETQQSRKSSPKSSEPVMDLLGLDAPVTSTLTNGRPSSLEKDLDLFASVASNSDSRKVTGSMPTSGSAGSVPENLNLFPEPGGKGDEVGKKQLSKDSILSLYGSQTPQLPAQGAMFMAPAQMAYPPAAYTGFPGVAPSSSMMGGMMAPSVGMMAQPGAAGMVTPMAIPAGYVGNVQAAVIGVPNGMMAAQQAGYVAGMAAVPQPVYGVQPAQQLQWNITQMTQQMAGMNFYGANGMMGYGQSMGGGGAQGSNQSLSTQMWK from the exons GGCCACGATGGGCATCCTGGAATATTGGTGTGTTCATCTGTATTCGTTGTGCTGGGATCCACAGGAACCTAGGAGTTCATATATCCAGGGTAAAATCTGTCAATCTTGACCAGTGGACACAAGAACAGATACAG TGCATGCAAGAGATGGGGAATGGAAAAGCAAATCGTCTTTACGAAGCCTTCCTGCCGGAGAACTTCAGGAGACCTCAAACAGATCA AGCTGTGGAGGGCTTCATTCGTGATAAgtatgaaaagaagaaatacatggACCGAAGTATTGACATCAACGCATTTAGG aaagagaaagatgacaaatggaaaaagagTAATGAGCCAgtatcagaaagaaaactggaacCTATCATCTTTGAGAAGGTGAAAATG cctcaaaagaaagaagagacacAGCAGTCAAGAAAGAGTTCTCCTAAGTCTTCTGAACCAGTAATGGACTTGCTAGGACTTG ATGCTCCTGTGACAAGCACCCTTACAAATGGCAGGCCGAGCAGCTTAGAGAAGGATCTTGATCTTTTTGCATCGGTGGCATCGAACTCTGACTCCAGGAAG GTCACTGGTTCTATGCCAACCTCTGGAAGTGCTGGTTCTGTTCCTGAAAACCTGAACCTCTTCCCCGAGCCAGGAGGCAAAGGGGATGAAGTGGGGAAGAAGCAGCTCTCTAAAGACTCTATCCTCTCCCTGTACGGCTCTCAAACACCTCAGCTGCCCGCGCAAG GAGCAATGTTCATGGCCCCGGCTCAGATGGCGTACCCCCCAGCAGCTTACACGGGCTTCCCAGGAGtggctccttccagcagcaTGATGGGAGGCATGATGGCCCCCTCGGTGGGCATGATGGCCCAGCCTGGGGCTGCGGGGATGGTGACCCCCATGGCCATCCCAGCTGGGTACGTGGGCAACGTGCAGGCGGCTGTCATCGGTGTCCCCAACGGGATGATGGCTGCGCAGCAGGCTGGCTATGTGGCCGGCATGGCAGCGGTTCCCCAACCTGTCTACGgtgtgcagccagcacagcagcttCAGTGGAACATCACTCAG ATGACCCAGCAGATGGCTGGGATGAACTTCTATGGAGCTAATGGTATGATGGGCTATGGACAGTCAATGGGTGGAGGAGGTGCCCAGGGAAGCAATCAGTCCCTCAGCACTCAGATGTGGAAATGA